The proteins below come from a single Malus domestica chromosome 03, GDT2T_hap1 genomic window:
- the LOC103418834 gene encoding pentatricopeptide repeat-containing protein At5g16640, mitochondrial-like, whose protein sequence is MVSKSNFPNLHIFNVLADICCKEGCEKLDRNDDLKEILNLTQFLYLWMVIACKGKWNVAEKFLEQMLSKGSIVHAYSYSRLINGYCKLRRIDEALMLLEEMSSSSLVPNIVTYTTLMDGFCKVGRTEDAQKLFAQVQACSQFSNVQIYAVLLDGLCKNQQFPEAIKLLKDMEIGK, encoded by the coding sequence ATGGTGAGCAAAAGTAACTTTCCGAATCTGCACATCTTCAATGTCTTGGCAGACATCTGTTGTAAAGAGGGTTGCGAAAAGCTTGATCGAAATGATGACTTAAAAGAGATATTGAACTTGACACAGTTCTTATACTTATGGATGGTTATTGCTTGCAAGGGGAAATGGAACGTGGCGGAAAAGTTTTTGGAACAAATGCTCAGCAAGGGATCCATTGTTCATGCTTATAGTTATAGCAGATTGATAAATGGCTATTGTAAGCTTAGAAGAATAGATGAGGCACTGATGCTTCTTGAGGAAATGTCTAGTAGCAGTCTTGTTCCTAATATCGTTACTTACACCACTCTCATGGATGGTTTTTGCAAAGTAGGGAGAACAGAAGATGCACAAAAGTTGTTCGCTCAGGTGCAAGCTTGCAGCCAATTTTCGAATGTTCAAATCTATGCTGTTTTATTGGATGGCCTGTGTAAAAACCAACAATTTCCCGAAGCaataaaattgttaaaagaTATGGAAATTGGAAAGTGA